The Candidatus Amarolinea dominans region AATTAGTTCCTGTATTTTGCCGAGAAAACGCTGAGAAACACGGGAAGTTATATTTTTACGAACCCTTAGCGTGCGTTTTTGATCAAGGTGTGCTAAAATCACGATACGTATTACGAACAGCTGATCGATAAGGAGACGGTATGGAAACGGTCTTGGTTTCTCCCAAGTTTCAAGTTGTGATTCCACGCGCAGTGCGGGAGGCGCTACGAATTCGGCCCGGTCAGAAGGTGCAAGTCCTGCAGTACGAAGATCGGATCGAGTTGATTCCTCTCCGACCAATCCATGAAAATGGGATTTCTCAGAGGCATTGATACAACCATCGAACGGGAGCCGGATCGCGCATGAACGTTGTTGATTCGTCCGGCTGGCTGGAGTATTTCGCTGAGAGGCCGTTGCAGAGCAAGGTGCAGGGGCACCACACCAGGTTTATGAGCTGGGAAAGGCCCGCAGGTAGGCCTGGATGATCGTATCCCAGACCTGGTTCGCCTCCTCGTCAATCGTCTGGCGGGCGGCGTCAGCCTCGAACCAGGCCAGGGCGCGGCGCACACCCTCTTGCCAGGCACCGTGGCTACAAAGTCAGGCACGAAGCGCTTGATCTTGCTGTTGTCGAACACCACGCTGCGCCTTGTCTCCCAGCAGGCTGCCATGTGCGTGCGGCCAGTGAGGCCGCGATCCAGGTCCGACGGGATGTGGATGATGTCAGGCTCCACGCCCAGGGCATGCAGGCCTGCACCGTGAGTTGATCCCAGGTCAACACTTCGTCCGAGGTGATGTGGAAGGCGTGCCCGATGGCCTGCTCACGGCCAAGAAGGCCAACGAAGCCTTTGGCAAAATCACCGTTCCAGGTCATCACCCACAGCGAGGTACCGTCGCCGGGAACGATGATCTTTTGCCCGCGGCGCATACGATCCAGGGCCGTCCACGGGTGCTGCCAACTGCCCATGCAGAGCGGAATCTGCGTCGGGCCGTAGGTGAGCGAGGGGCGCACGATGGTGATCGGGAAGCCTTCTTGACGATAGGCCGCCAGCAGACGCTCCTCGCAGGCGATCTTGTTGCGTGAGTAGTCCCAGAAGGGGTTGGCCAGCGGCGTGTCTTCGCTGATCAGATAGTGACCGGGCGGCTTCTGATAGGCGCTGGCCGAGCTGATGAAGACGAACTGGCGGGTCCGATTCCGAAACAGGCCGATGTCCTGCTCGATGTCGGCGGCCGTGTACGCGACCCAATCCACCACGGCATCGAAGAAATGTCCTTGCAGCAGCCGCGCGGCCGCGTCTGGCGCCTGGCGCACATCGGCCTGCCAGTGGACCGCGCCCGCGGGCAAGGGGTACCTGGCCGACAGACCGCGATTCATGACGAACAACTCCATGCCGCGCGCCACGGCCAACTCTGAGCTGGCTGAACTGATCAGCCCGCTGCCGCCGATGAACAAGACCTTCATGATTGATTCCTCTTTTCTGTTCTGCCTGACCGACCAGTAGATCACGGATGGCCTGGGGATTACATTATACGGTAACTGCTCAGCCAGGCAGTGAGAATGGTCACGATAGCGCGGTGCGCCCACAAAAACCGCGTCATTGCTCCCCTTGCCGGCCGATTTGGGCAGAATGAACGGGATGCACACGATTTTCGTCCTGCGGCGCCGGATTGGCGGCTGTGTGCGCATGTGCTAAAATAGCGTACTCTACTGTCACGTTGCCAACCCAGAGGGAGCCATCATGACCGCCGACCTCTTCGTCCCTTATTTGCTTGCCCTGCACACCCTGCTCGAACGGCTGGGGCGCGACCATGCCTTGACCGCCGACGCGTTGCTCTATCAACAGCGCCTGCAAGAAAACATCGAGCGCACGCGGCGTCACGGCGACAACGAAAATCGGCGCAGCGAGCGTTCCGAGATCATCGAGCCGCTCAACCGCCTGTGCCTCGACGCGCTGGGCGAGGATTTCAACGCGCTGGTGCGGCAGGCCCAGGTCGGGCTGGGCCAGGATGATGCCGCCGCCAGCCGCCGAAGCCCTTCGAGCCGCAGACGGTCTTCATCCCCGCCGGCCCCTTCCTGATGGGCAGCGACGACCCGCCGCGCGGCGCGGGAGCGACCTCAGCACAGCGTTGACCTGCCCGACTTCCGCATCGGCAAGTACCCGGTGACGAACCGGCAGTACGCTGCGTTCATCCGCCGCGCAAAGGCGCAAGATATGCCCAAGGACGCGGGCTGGTTTTTGCGCGAGCCGCCGGCCGATCGGCTCGACCACCCCGTGACCGGCGTCAGCTGGGGCGATGCGGTCGCCTACGGCCGCTGGCTCAGCAGCCAGACCGGGCGCCACTATCGCTTGCCCACGGAGGCCGAGTGGGAAAAGGCCGCACGCGGCACTGACGGGCGCCTCTACCCGTGGGGTCCGAACTGGGATCCCACCGGCTGCAACGCCGCGAGTGCCGCTACCACGCCGGTGACCGCGCATCCGGCCGGCGCCAGCCCCTACCGCTGCGAAGATATGCTGGGCAACGTCCAGGAGTGGACGAGCACCGCCTGGGGCAGTGGCCGTGACGCGCCGGACTACCCCTATCCCTACCGGGCCGATGATGGCCGTGAGGAGACGGACGCGGGCCACGCGGGCCAGGCGCTCCTTCGCCTGCAGCGCGGCGGCTCGTATCGCTCCCAAGGCGAAACCCTGCGCAGCACGGCACGCGGCATCTCGGCGCCAGACAGCAAGGTGCCCTGGCGCGGCTTCAGAGTGGCGATGACAATCTGATCGCAGAGGAGGCAGTATGGCACGCATCCGCACGACTCAGACTGAAGGCCGGCAGCCGGCCACCTGGCAGCAGACGGTGATCGAGCGTATCCGCGCCGGCAAACTGGTGCCAATCCTCAGCAACGCGATTGACGACGAGCTGGCGCTGGGCGGACATGCCGCGCTGCTGAAGGCCTACGCCGACTTCAGCCGCATCCCGCTGGAGGGCCGCAGCCTGGCCGAGATCGCGCAGTTCAAGGGCATCACCGACGAGGGGATTACCGACGCGCTGGCGTTGAAAGAGAACTACGTCAATTTCGTCAAGAGCCGCCTGTACGAGCTGGCCGAAGCCGGTCAGGCGGACCCGGAAGCGCTGGCTGACGTGGACGCGCAGTTTGACGATCTGAAGCTGGCGCAGATTTGCGAGCAGCTGCGCTTCCCCGGCTACGGCGACGCGCGCCGCCATCCCTTGCTGCTGCTGGCCGGGCTTGACCTGCCGATTTATCTCACCACCGGGTATCACGAGTTCCTGGAGGCCGCCCTGCGTCGCGCAGGCAAGCGGCCGCGCACCGATTTCTGCCGCTGGCACAAGAACATCGAAAGCAGCGAGCGCTACCCATCCGCGTTCGACGGCAGCTATGAGCCTAGCAAGCAAGAGCCGCTGGTCTATCACCTGCATGGGTTGGACCGCTACGAGGATTCGTTGGTGCTCACGGAGGATGACTACCTGACCTTCCTGGTCGCCTGCTCGCAGAACATCGGCAAGAACAGCGATCCGGTCCACGGCCGCGTGCGGCAGGCGCTGTCCGACTCGTCGCTGCTGCTGTTGGGGTATACACTGCAAGGGTGGGATTTCCGCTCGCTCTTCTGGGGTCTGGTCGTGCAACGCACCCGCACCCTCACCAGCGTCGTGTCCATCCAGTTAAAGCCCAGCGACGTCGAGCGCAGCTACCTGGAGAAATACCTGGCCAAATTCGACTTCAAGGTGTCGTGGGACGAGTTCCGGGACGTACGTCGCGACGTTGTCCAGGGAGGTGCTCGATTGACTGATCCATTCCCGGCAGGCGCCAACCCCTACGTCGGCCCGCGCACCTTCACGCGCGCCGACCGCGACCGCTTCTTCGGCCGCGAGCGCGAGACGCGCGAGCTGCTCTCGCTGGTGATCTCGCAGCGGCTGGTGCTCTTCTACGCGCAGTCGGGCGCGGGCAAAAGCTCGCTGATCAACACCCGGCTGGCGCCCGACCTGGAGGCTGCGGGCTTCGCGGTGCTGCCCGTGGCACGCGTGGGCGGCGAGCTGCCGCCGGGCCTGAGCGCGGTGAAGAATGTCTTCCTCTTCAACCTGATGACCAGTCTCGACGCCAGCGGCCGCGAGCCGGGCCGCCTGGCGCACCTGGAGCTGGCCGATTTCCTCGCGCGGCTGACCAGCGACGACGGGCAAACGTACACCTACGATGAGACGCTGGCCGGCCAGCCCGCCGGCGCGGCCGCGCCAGCCCCTGCCCTGCCCGCGGCCGGCGATGCGTACGCCGAGCCGAACTATGTCCTGATCATTGACCAGTTCGAAGAGATTTTCACCAGCCACCCCGGCCGCTGGCAGGAGCGCGCCGCGTTCTTCCAGCAGCTCGACGCGGCCTTGCGCGCGGACCGCCGGCTGTGGATCGTATTGAGCTTGCGCGAGGACTACGTGGCCGCGTTGGACCCCTACGCGCCGCTGTTGACCGACAAGCTGCGCGCCCGCTATTACATGGAGCGCATGGGCGTGGGCGCTGCGCTGGACGCCATTCGCAACCCGGCCGCGCTGGGCGGCCGGCCCTTTGCGGCGGGCGTGGCCGAGAAGCTCGTGGACGATCTGCGCCAGGTGCGCGTGCCCGGCCAGGAGGCCGCGGTGCCCGGCCAATACGTCGAGCCAGTGCAATTGCAGGTGGCCTGTTACCAGTTGTGGGAGAATATCCATGACCGCCCGCCGGGGCCGATCACGGCGACGGACCTGCAGGAAGCCGGCGATGTGAACAAGGCGTTGACGCAGTTCTACGAAGAGACGTTGGCGGCCGCGCTGGCCGATCCGGCCGCGGGGGTCAGCGAGCGGCGGCTGCGGGCCTGGTTCGACGGGGAATTGATCACCGAGGCTGGGACGCGGGGGCTGGTGCACCAGGCTGCGGATGAAACGGGCGGCCTGCCCAACGCGGTCGTGCGCGCCTTGCAGCGGCGCTTCCTGGTGCGCGCCGAAGCGCGGGGCGGCGATGCGTGGATCGAGCTGGTGCATGATCGCTTTGTGGAGCCGATCCGCCAGTCGAACCGGGCTTGGTTCAGCCGCAACCTGAACCCGCTGACCCTGGATGCGCAGGCCTGGCTGGATGCCGGCAAGCCGCCGAGCAAGCTGTACAGCGGCTCGCACGCTGGCTGCGGCCACGGCCCTGGTTCAGGCAGCCTGGCCGAGTTTGGTGACCTGGAGCGGACTTTCCTGGAGGCGGGGCAGCAGGCCGAGACCCGGCGCGCCGCGCGCCGGCAGCGGGCTATCGCCTGGGGCGCGGCGGCTTTGTCGGTGGTTTTCATCGCTTTGGCCGTGTGGGCGATGTGGAGTCGTGGACAGGCGCAGGATGCGCGAGAGGCAGCCGAAGCCAAGGCGAATGAGGCTACGTGCTACGCCACCGCGGTGGCAGCTCAGGCAGACGCGGTGGCGGCGCAGCGGAAAGCCGAAACGCAACGGATTGCGGCCGACCAGGCGCGCCAGGAGGCTGAGGCCGCTAAAGCAGAAGTCGAGCGCCTGACGCGCGGCATCCGCGCCGACCAGTTGACGGCCAATGCGCTGAAGCTACTGAATGAGAATCCGCCGTTGGCGTTGTTGCTGGGTGTAGAGGGGGTGAACGTCCAGCGCGCCTTTTCCGAGACCGTGGTGGCTTCCGTCTTGTCCAACATGCACGATCTGCTGCGGCAGACAGGCGGGACGTCGTTGGTTGGACATGAGGATCGGGTCAACGCCGTGGCCTTCAGCCCGGACGGTCGCTGGCTCGCCACCACCAGCTCGACAACACCGCCCGTCTGTGGGAGGTTGGGGAACCCCACCACCGCACCCCGCGCCCTGGCTGGACATACGGATTTTGTCCGCGCCGTGACCTTCAGCCCGGACGGCCGCTGGCTCGCCACCGCCAGCGACGACAACACCGCCCGTCTGTGGGAGGTTGGGAACCCCACCACCGCACCCCGCGTCCTGGCTGGACATGCGGACTTTGTCACCGCCGTGGCCTTCAGCCCGGATGGCCGCTGGCTCGCCACCGCCAGCGACGACAACACCGCCCGCCTGTGGGACCTGGCGAACCCCGCTGCCGCACCCCGCGACTGTCCGTGCCGTGGCCTTCAGCCCGGATGGTCGCTGGCTCGCCACCGCCAGCCAGGACAATACCGCCCGCCTGTGGGAGGTCGCCAACCCCACCGCCGCCCCCCGCGTCCTGGCCGGGTATGCGGAGTCTGTCTCCGCCGTGGCCTTCAGTCCGGACGGCCGCTGGCTCGCTACCGCCAGCGAAGATAAAACCACCCGCCTGTGGGAGGTCGCGAACCCCACTGCCACCCCCCGTATCCTGGCTGGGTATGCGGGATGGGTCTCCGCCGTGGCCTTCAGTCCGGACGGCCGCTGGCTCGCCACCGCCAGCTACGACGGTACCGCCCGCCTGTGGAGGTCGCGAACCCCGCCGCCGCACCCCGCGTCCTGGCTGGGCATGAGGGATGGGTCTCCGCCGTGGCCTTCAGCCCGGACGGCCGCTGGCTCGCCACCGCCAGCCACGACAACACCGCCCGCCTGTGGAGGTCGCCAACCCCGCCGCCGCACCCATCGTCCTGCGTGGACACACGGATTATGTCTCCGCCGTGGCCTTCAGGCCCGGACGGCCGCTGGCCCGCCACCGCCAGTTGGGACAGCACCTCCCGCCTGTGGAGGTCGCCCACCCCGCCGCCGCACCCCGCGTCCTGGCTGGGCATGCGGATGCAGTCTTCGGCGTGGCCTTCAGCCCCGACGGCCGCTGGCTCGCCACTGCCAGTTTGGACAGCACCTCCCGCCTGTGGAGGTCGCCAACCCCGCCGCCGCACCCATCGTCTTGGGCCAGGGATGCGAGTATTGTCCGTGCCGTGGC contains the following coding sequences:
- a CDS encoding SUMF1/EgtB/PvdO family nonheme iron enzyme, translated to MPDFRIGKYPVTNRQYAAFIRRAKAQDMPKDAGWFLREPPADRLDHPVTGVSWGDAVAYGRWLSSQTGRHYRLPTEAEWEKAARGTDGRLYPWGPNWDPTGCNAASAATTPVTAHPAGASPYRCEDMLGNVQEWTSTAWGSGRDAPDYPYPYRADDGREETDAGHAGQALLRLQRGGSYRSQGETLRSTARGISAPDSKVPWRGFRVAMTI
- a CDS encoding SIR2 family protein, which gives rise to MARIRTTQTEGRQPATWQQTVIERIRAGKLVPILSNAIDDELALGGHAALLKAYADFSRIPLEGRSLAEIAQFKGITDEGITDALALKENYVNFVKSRLYELAEAGQADPEALADVDAQFDDLKLAQICEQLRFPGYGDARRHPLLLLAGLDLPIYLTTGYHEFLEAALRRAGKRPRTDFCRWHKNIESSERYPSAFDGSYEPSKQEPLVYHLHGLDRYEDSLVLTEDDYLTFLVACSQNIGKNSDPVHGRVRQALSDSSLLLLGYTLQGWDFRSLFWGLVVQRTRTLTSVVSIQLKPSDVERSYLEKYLAKFDFKVSWDEFRDVRRDVVQGGARLTDPFPAGANPYVGPRTFTRADRDRFFGRERETRELLSLVISQRLVLFYAQSGAGKSSLINTRLAPDLEAAGFAVLPVARVGGELPPGLSAVKNVFLFNLMTSLDASGREPGRLAHLELADFLARLTSDDGQTYTYDETLAGQPAGAAAPAPALPAAGDAYAEPNYVLIIDQFEEIFTSHPGRWQERAAFFQQLDAALRADRRLWIVLSLREDYVAALDPYAPLLTDKLRARYYMERMGVGAALDAIRNPAALGGRPFAAGVAEKLVDDLRQVRVPGQEAAVPGQYVEPVQLQVACYQLWENIHDRPPGPITATDLQEAGDVNKALTQFYEETLAAALADPAAGVSERRLRAWFDGELITEAGTRGLVHQAADETGGLPNAVVRALQRRFLVRAEARGGDAWIELVHDRFVEPIRQSNRAWFSRNLNPLTLDAQAWLDAGKPPSKLYSGSHAGCGHGPGSGSLAEFGDLERTFLEAGQQAETRRAARRQRAIAWGAAALSVVFIALAVWAMWSRGQAQDAREAAEAKANEATCYATAVAAQADAVAAQRKAETQRIAADQARQEAEAAKAEVERLTRGIRADQLTANALKLLNENPPLALLLGVEGVNVQRAFSETVVASVLSNMHDLLRQTGGTSLVGHEDRVNAVAFSPDGRWLATTSSTTPPVCGRLGNPTTAPRALAGHTDFVRAVTFSPDGRWLATASDDNTARLWEVGNPTTAPRVLAGHADFVTAVAFSPDGRWLATASDDNTARLWDLANPAAAPRDCPCRGLQPGWSLARHRQPGQYRPPVGGRQPHRRPPRPGRVCGVCLRRGLQSGRPLARYRQRR
- a CDS encoding PD40 domain-containing protein, which codes for MGLRRGLQPGRPLARHRQPRQHRPPVEVANPAAAPIVLRGHTDYVSAVAFRPGRPLARHRQLGQHLPPVEVAHPAAAPRVLAGHADAVFGVAFSPDGRWLATASLDSTSRLWRSPTPPPHPSSWARDASIVRAVAFSPDGRWLATASGDGTARLWEVANPAAAPIVLAGHADEVFGVAFSPDGRWLATASADNTARRCGKSPTTPPHPPSWLGMRHGASAWPSARTVAGSPPPATTRPLACGRSRTPSPHPAS